The genomic stretch ATGGCTGGATCTGTGATGAGCTCATGGGCGGCGGGGGCCTGCACACCATGGGGACCTACATTGTGGACCTGCTGACCCACCTGACCGGCCGGAGAGCCGAGAAGGTGCACGGGCTGCTCAAGACATTCGTGAGGCAGAATGCTGCCATCCGTGGCATCCGGCACGTCACCAGCGATGACTTCTGTTTCTTCCAGATGCTCatgggtgggggtgtgtgtagCACAGTGACACTCAACTTCAACATGCCGGGCGCCTTTGTGCATGAAGTCATGGTGGTAGGCTCTGCAGGACGCCTCGTCGCCCGAGGAGCCGACCTCTATGGACAGAAGAACTCTGCCACGCAAGAGGAGCTGCTGTTGAGGGACTCGCTGGCCGTGGGCGCGGGGCTGCCTGAGCAGGGGCCCCAGGACGTCCCGCTGCTGTACCTGAAGGGTATGGTCTACATGGTGCAGGCCTTGCGCCAGTCCTTCCAGGGGCAGGGCGACTGCCGCACCTGGGACCATGCCCCTGTCTCCATGGCCGCCTCCTTCGAGGATGGGCTGTACATGCAGAGCGTGGTGGATGCCATCAAGAGGTCAAGCCGATCCGGGGAGTGGGAGGCTGTGGAGGTGCTCACAGAGGAGCCCGACACCAACCAGAACCTGTGTGAGGCACTTCAGCGGAACAACCTATGAGCCTGCACCTGGGCTCCTTGCCACAGGGCAGAGGGACCAGGGAGGGGAACAGGAGCCAGACATGACAGGGGCTTGGCCCTAGCAGAGACAGTGTCTTTCATTAAATGAGTCTGGGTGAAGCCAGAGGTGGCCCTGGGACATCGCCCCCTCCAGTGGCTCACCTGCTCCTCAGACTTGCAGGGCAGCAAATGTTCCTATTGCCAGGTTATCACGGCGTGCACAGGGCAGAGCCGCCGCTGGGCCTCCTCGTGGCGATGCCAGTGAGTGGGACCAGGAAAGGCTTACCCTGGTGAGTCTTTCAGCCTGATCCGCAGTCCTTACGGGGTGAGAAAGCACAACAGGGGCCAGCTCGGCTGAGGCCCGAGGAGAAATGATGagaagttttgttttcttcttgggCTGGGGCATCTCAGGAACAGTGAGGGCAACAGGCTGTCCCTCAGGGAGCCTTACCTGCCCTCCCATGTGACCAGGCCCTTCCCAGGTGGGGACTTGGGTTTGCTTTATTAAGTGAGCTCTTGGGCTTTTGAAGTAGGACAGAGGGCCCTGATTTGGCAGAGAGGAGGCAAGGGAGGGCTTTAGAACATCTGAGAAATGttaataaataattcagaaaataggACATggcatgtggtttttgtttggtaGGTTGGGTTTCTTTAATACTGAAAGGCTTGTTTCTGGCTGGTAGGGGGTTTTTCTCTTTACTCATTGCTCCACAGCAGCTCGGAGCCAGCCGTGGGTCATCACCGCCAACTGTGCCACATGGGCGGCTGCCCCTGCCAGCCCTCGTCTCCTGCCTGTTCCCTCATAGCCAAATCCCAGGAGCCTCCGAAGAAAAGATTTCCTCAGAGAACAGGACTCAGGACTTCCTAATGGGCTGCTGCTGGGCCTGCCGTCTCAGCAGATAGCGGGAGAGTTTGGGGCCTCGCTGGGCTGGAGGTCAGGAGGGGTTCTGTTCTTAATGTCACGGTGTTGGCTGCCGGAGTGCCCTTGAGGTGGCGGGGAGTAGTGGTTTCAGGGAGGTGGCacagggtgaggaggaggaggaagagctccAGGCGTGCCCTATGGAGCAGCTGTGGCTGGACCCGAGGGCCAATCACCCACCATGCTCTTGACTGCTCTGCACAGGGCCAGCCGCCCACCCACCTCTGccagaggtggggggtgggggagaggaggggggggGTGCGGTGTTGAGAAAGGACATGCCCTCCCCTTTGCTTCTTTGACCAGCCTGCCAGGATCGTTCAGCCTGGACCAAGTTCTGTTCCCTTCTCTAACCTTCCGctctctgccctgccctgggctccTTGCCAGAAAAGCCCAGGGAGggcttcctcttcctcttggcACCTCTTCTAGAAGTCACTAGGCTTGTTTTCCTGTCATTTCCTGGATTCAGATGTCCTTGTGAGAGGGAATAACAAGGGATAGGGTTGGAGTGTGCCTACTGCATGCTGACCCTCAGGGCAAACATGTAtgttattatttcacttaatctccAAACCACTCTCTGACGGTAAATATTCTCATCATTCAGATCATAAAATGCAGGCAGAGGGCAAAGCTACTTGCCTCCTGTAGATTGTACATGATGGAGCTGGGAGCCTGGTCAGGACCATCTAACCACAGAGCCTGACCTTGAACCACACTTCCTCCCAGCATTTGGGAATCT from Nomascus leucogenys isolate Asia chromosome 2, Asia_NLE_v1, whole genome shotgun sequence encodes the following:
- the GFOD2 gene encoding glucose-fructose oxidoreductase domain-containing protein 2; its protein translation is MKMLPGVGVFGTGSSARVLVPLLRAEGFTVEALWGKTEEEAKQLAEEMNIAFYTSRTDDILLHQDVDLVCISIPPPLTRQISVKALGIGKNVVCEKAATSVDAFRMVTASRYYPQLMSLVGNVLRFLPAFVRMKQLISEHYVGAVMICDARIYSGSLLSPSYGWICDELMGGGGLHTMGTYIVDLLTHLTGRRAEKVHGLLKTFVRQNAAIRGIRHVTSDDFCFFQMLMGGGVCSTVTLNFNMPGAFVHEVMVVGSAGRLVARGADLYGQKNSATQEELLLRDSLAVGAGLPEQGPQDVPLLYLKGMVYMVQALRQSFQGQGDCRTWDHAPVSMAASFEDGLYMQSVVDAIKRSSRSGEWEAVEVLTEEPDTNQNLCEALQRNNL